The following coding sequences are from one uncultured Desulfobacter sp. window:
- a CDS encoding RHS repeat-associated core domain-containing protein: MISRYLRTDPLGIDGGLNLYVYAMNSPLMFTDPDGLIARATWDLYETPPSKKGIVSRWFMAFCPTTLSLPLQVEGIKSIKLLSLLGKN; this comes from the coding sequence GTGATCAGCCGGTATCTGAGAACAGATCCCCTGGGCATCGACGGCGGACTGAACCTCTACGTCTATGCCATGAACAGCCCCTTGATGTTCACCGATCCGGACGGGCTGATCGCAAGGGCTACATGGGATTTATATGAAACACCTCCCTCCAAAAAAGGAATAGTGTCCCGTTGGTTTATGGCTTTTTGTCCCACAACACTTTCATTACCGCTACAAGTTGAAGGTATCAAATCAATAAAGCTATTATCTCTTTTGGGTAAAAATTAA
- a CDS encoding IS3 family transposase, which translates to MNVILIFLIYTGLPKGHGSSLLRERNELKYQFVDAERKAYPVAQICIVMLISRSGYYAWRKCKKSLRQREVERLIPIVKAAHQASRGTYGARRIAEEIKASGSPCGRYKAGSLMKMAGVAAKQKKKFKATTDSKHNLPVAPNLLDRQFEVVEADKVYVSDITYIWTHEGWLYLAVVIDLFSRRVVGWSLSNRMTTKLIMDALHMAIRRRMPAPGLLFHSDRGSQYCSKNFQKMLNTLGMVSSMSRKGNCWDNAVAESFFGSLKTEMVFFTNYMTREEARRDIIDYIEMFYNCNRRHSYLGYISPKEFEKLWFLEKAA; encoded by the coding sequence TTGAATGTTATCTTAATTTTTTTGATTTACACAGGCTTGCCGAAAGGACACGGCAGCAGCCTTCTTCGCGAAAGAAATGAGCTGAAGTATCAATTCGTTGATGCTGAGAGGAAGGCTTACCCAGTAGCTCAGATATGTATTGTCATGCTTATATCCCGGAGTGGATATTATGCCTGGCGTAAATGTAAAAAATCATTGAGGCAGAGGGAAGTAGAGAGACTAATTCCTATTGTTAAAGCGGCTCATCAAGCATCAAGGGGGACCTATGGCGCCCGCCGGATTGCAGAAGAGATAAAAGCATCCGGCAGTCCTTGCGGGCGGTACAAAGCTGGGTCATTGATGAAAATGGCCGGTGTTGCCGCCAAGCAGAAAAAGAAATTTAAAGCGACGACAGACAGCAAACACAATTTGCCAGTTGCACCGAATTTACTGGACAGACAGTTTGAAGTTGTCGAAGCGGACAAGGTTTATGTCTCTGACATTACATACATTTGGACCCACGAAGGGTGGTTGTATTTGGCCGTCGTTATAGACCTTTTTTCACGTCGGGTTGTCGGCTGGTCTCTGAGTAATCGAATGACCACAAAGCTGATCATGGATGCCCTGCACATGGCAATCAGGCGTCGAATGCCTGCCCCTGGCCTGCTATTTCATTCAGACAGGGGAAGTCAGTATTGCAGTAAAAATTTCCAGAAAATGTTGAATACCCTTGGGATGGTTAGCAGCATGAGCCGGAAAGGGAATTGTTGGGACAATGCCGTGGCAGAGAGCTTTTTCGGTAGTTTGAAGACTGAGATGGTCTTTTTTACAAACTACATGACCCGAGAAGAAGCCCGGAGAGACATCATTGATTACATCGAAATGTTTTACAATTGCAACAGACGTCATTCCTATTTGGGGTATATCAGTCCAAAAGAATTTGAAAAACTGTGGTTTTTAGAAAAAGCCGCTTAA
- a CDS encoding transposase produces MNSSLRLCRRYLTDTVAKIYEHDHKVREQGLDDAQRLQYHQTHSGPLMRALKVWLEDKFENKEVEPNSSLGKAISYMLNHWQELTRFLEIPGAPLDNNLCEQLLKKSILHRKNSLFYKTEHGAYIGDLFMSLIHTCNLQNINPFEYLTALQKHSSEIFQNPSDWLPWSFENTIAKKSGETADNL; encoded by the coding sequence ATAAATTCAAGCCTCCGGCTCTGCCGGAGGTACTTGACTGATACAGTGGCTAAAATTTATGAGCACGATCATAAGGTAAGGGAGCAAGGCCTGGACGATGCTCAACGCCTTCAATATCATCAAACCCACAGCGGTCCACTGATGCGGGCGCTTAAAGTATGGCTGGAAGACAAGTTTGAAAACAAAGAAGTAGAACCCAACTCCAGTCTGGGCAAGGCCATATCATATATGTTGAATCACTGGCAGGAATTGACCCGTTTCCTGGAGATCCCTGGAGCACCGCTGGATAATAATCTTTGCGAACAATTGCTGAAAAAGTCGATTCTGCACCGAAAAAATTCATTATTTTATAAAACCGAACACGGTGCCTATATTGGCGACCTGTTCATGAGCCTGATACATACCTGCAACCTGCAAAATATAAATCCCTTTGAATACCTGACCGCACTACAGAAGCACTCTTCCGAGATCTTCCAAAACCCTTCTGACTGGTTGCCGTGGTCATTTGAAAACACAATCGCTAAAAAATCAGGGGAAACAGCTGATAATCTGTAA
- the tnpA gene encoding IS200/IS605 family transposase, translating to MNNDSSLSHSRWECKYHVVWIPKYRRKTLYGELRKYLGQVFKDLARSRECEIIEGHMMSDHVHMLISIPPKYSVAQVVGFIKGKSAIHIARNYLGHRRNFTGQQFWARGYHVSTVGRDEATIREYIRSQEKEDQRLEQLSLFK from the coding sequence ATGAATAACGATTCAAGCTTATCCCATAGCCGTTGGGAATGCAAATACCACGTTGTGTGGATTCCCAAATACCGTAGAAAGACTTTGTATGGAGAACTAAGGAAATATCTTGGACAAGTCTTTAAAGATTTGGCGCGTAGCAGGGAGTGTGAAATCATAGAAGGCCATATGATGTCAGATCATGTGCATATGTTGATCTCGATTCCTCCGAAATATTCGGTCGCGCAAGTCGTTGGGTTTATCAAGGGTAAAAGTGCGATCCATATAGCACGGAATTACCTGGGACATCGAAGAAATTTTACCGGGCAGCAATTTTGGGCCAGAGGTTATCATGTTTCAACCGTTGGTCGTGATGAGGCGACTATCCGGGAATATATCCGTTCTCAGGAGAAAGAGGATCAACGTTTAGAGCAACTGAGTTTGTTCAAATAG
- a CDS encoding transposase, translated as MDIKQDELDALLERVRSNELQDGDYELIKALVETVAYLNTLSNEKAASIKRLLKMVFGDKTEKKKTSNPQNRPKRKKKKKGHGKNGANAYKGAKKIKICHQSLKSGNDCPACEKGKLYGEKPPAKIVRITGGAPFQATVYELQRLRCNLCGQIFTAQAPDNVGKEKYDAKSGAMLALLKYGSGVPLYRLGKLQASLGMPLPPSTQWEIIESVADKIHPVYTELVRQAAQGKVLYNDDTTMKILSLIKETDKAAKRKGMFTSGILSECDVGKIALFFTGHNHAGENLSRVLKERGSREDRPIQMCDALSRNLPKGFESILCNCLVHGRRNFVDVMDDFPEECDHVIALR; from the coding sequence ATGGACATAAAGCAGGACGAACTTGACGCGCTCCTTGAGCGGGTAAGATCAAATGAACTGCAGGACGGCGATTATGAGTTGATCAAAGCATTGGTTGAAACCGTTGCTTATTTGAATACGTTGTCCAATGAAAAAGCAGCATCCATTAAACGGTTATTAAAAATGGTATTCGGCGATAAGACCGAAAAGAAGAAAACGTCGAATCCGCAGAACCGGCCGAAACGAAAAAAGAAGAAAAAAGGTCACGGCAAAAATGGTGCAAACGCCTATAAAGGTGCCAAGAAGATCAAGATCTGTCATCAAAGCCTTAAGTCAGGTAATGATTGCCCTGCCTGTGAAAAAGGTAAATTGTATGGTGAAAAACCACCTGCCAAGATCGTCCGGATAACAGGCGGTGCTCCCTTCCAGGCGACAGTATATGAACTGCAGAGATTGCGGTGTAACCTTTGTGGGCAGATTTTTACTGCCCAGGCGCCCGACAATGTGGGCAAAGAAAAATATGATGCCAAATCCGGTGCCATGCTGGCCCTTCTAAAATATGGCAGCGGAGTCCCTTTATACCGCTTGGGCAAACTTCAGGCTAGCCTGGGGATGCCGCTGCCCCCATCGACCCAATGGGAAATCATCGAAAGCGTAGCAGACAAGATTCATCCGGTATATACAGAGTTAGTCCGTCAGGCTGCACAAGGCAAGGTGTTGTACAATGACGACACGACAATGAAAATTTTATCCTTGATAAAAGAAACAGACAAGGCAGCCAAGCGAAAAGGGATGTTCACTTCCGGAATCCTGTCAGAATGTGACGTAGGAAAGATTGCCCTGTTTTTTACCGGCCACAATCATGCTGGAGAAAATTTATCCAGGGTTCTGAAAGAACGGGGATCCAGAGAAGATCGGCCAATACAGATGTGTGATGCTCTGTCCAGGAATCTGCCAAAAGGTTTTGAATCGATATTATGCAATTGTCTCGTGCATGGACGCCGTAACTTTGTCGACGTCATGGACGATTTCCCTGAGGAGTGTGACCATGTAATTGCCCTTAGGTAA
- the tnpB gene encoding IS66 family insertion sequence element accessory protein TnpB (TnpB, as the term is used for proteins encoded by IS66 family insertion elements, is considered an accessory protein, since TnpC, encoded by a neighboring gene, is a DDE family transposase.) translates to MIQITPQMRIMLAVTPADFRKGIDGLAAVCRRVLKQNPFSGYVFVFRNKPGTALKILIYDGQGFWLCQKRLSKGRFKWWPKKGGDEIHPLAAHELQMLIWNGNPQKNNVLLWKKI, encoded by the coding sequence ATGATCCAAATCACACCGCAAATGCGGATAATGCTGGCGGTAACTCCTGCTGATTTTCGAAAGGGGATCGACGGCCTGGCAGCTGTTTGTCGCAGGGTGTTAAAACAAAATCCTTTTTCCGGATATGTTTTTGTTTTCAGAAACAAACCGGGGACTGCCCTGAAGATACTAATATATGATGGCCAGGGCTTCTGGCTTTGTCAAAAAAGATTGAGCAAGGGGCGTTTTAAATGGTGGCCTAAAAAGGGAGGAGATGAAATTCACCCATTGGCTGCACATGAATTACAGATGTTGATATGGAACGGAAATCCTCAAAAAAATAATGTACTTTTGTGGAAAAAAATCTAG
- a CDS encoding transposase: MKKDRKKYAPEFKEEAVKLITEQGYQITEAARNLGVNPTMLGRWKREIEGSGESATGLQGSVAMKAELSRLRKENNRLKMEREILKKAAAFFAKESVLPVSLREIPSTG; encoded by the coding sequence ATGAAGAAAGACAGAAAGAAGTATGCACCTGAATTCAAAGAAGAAGCAGTTAAACTGATAACCGAACAGGGATATCAGATTACCGAGGCAGCCCGAAATCTCGGAGTAAATCCAACCATGCTGGGTCGCTGGAAACGAGAGATTGAAGGTAGTGGAGAGAGTGCCACTGGTTTACAAGGAAGTGTGGCAATGAAGGCAGAGTTGAGCCGTCTTCGAAAAGAAAACAACCGTTTGAAGATGGAACGTGAAATCTTAAAAAAGGCAGCAGCCTTCTTCGCGAAAGAAAGTGTCCTTCCGGTAAGCCTGCGTGAAATACCCAGTACCGGGTGA
- a CDS encoding ABC transporter ATP-binding protein → MTAKPVVSFENVSISFGSHILFENLSLDIAPGRVVGIQGPSGAGKSTLLKMAAGLIRPVNGRVRVHARPLGYVFQEPRLLGWYTARENISLALEAAGMSVKIAKQTASKYLKDLDLAGFENHYPRELSGGMSQRISIARALSVSPELLLLDEPFTGLDPALKDRVRAQVRAMAEKTKACVIHVTHSKQELLPGTHALFTLDKGRLYPDSV, encoded by the coding sequence ATGACGGCAAAACCTGTAGTCTCCTTTGAAAATGTTTCCATCTCCTTTGGCAGTCATATTCTTTTTGAGAATTTAAGCCTGGATATCGCCCCGGGCCGGGTGGTGGGTATCCAGGGCCCGAGCGGGGCCGGAAAATCCACGTTGCTGAAGATGGCGGCAGGCTTGATCCGGCCCGTTAACGGCCGGGTCCGTGTTCACGCACGTCCGTTGGGGTATGTGTTTCAGGAGCCCCGGCTGCTCGGGTGGTACACGGCCCGGGAAAATATCAGTCTGGCCCTGGAGGCGGCCGGAATGTCCGTAAAAATAGCGAAACAAACCGCGTCAAAATATCTTAAGGATTTGGACCTGGCCGGATTTGAAAACCATTACCCCCGGGAGTTGTCCGGGGGCATGAGCCAGCGGATTTCCATTGCCAGAGCCCTTTCGGTCTCCCCTGAACTTCTGCTGCTGGATGAGCCCTTCACCGGTCTTGATCCCGCCCTGAAGGACCGGGTAAGGGCGCAGGTCCGGGCCATGGCAGAGAAGACAAAGGCCTGCGTGATTCATGTCACCCATTCAAAACAAGAGTTGTTGCCCGGGACCCACGCCCTTTTTACCCTGGACAAGGGCCGGCTTTACCCGGATTCAGTTTAA
- a CDS encoding ABC transporter permease subunit, translated as MKELLVFGFRVLPLRGTYIFAGLGILGLFMVWHLASCAFSGLVVPAPGETLAAAARFLSDTGFWAGHMLVSLRRMGLALGAGILAGGVLGLVAGLVPQVRALVEPVRWILTTVPGVVIVIVFMLWFGMGDVMVISIAASMGAPIIFVNLADALGRVDRHLLEMARVYRFSLKMRLVKVYAMAVAGPFFSALVIAGGNIVRVSVLAEVMGADKGIGHCMALARTQLDTPGLYALALISMCVAAAVEFFIFRPLERRMKGRCP; from the coding sequence ATGAAAGAGTTGTTGGTTTTTGGGTTCCGGGTATTGCCATTGCGGGGGACATACATATTTGCAGGTTTGGGTATTTTGGGGCTTTTTATGGTCTGGCATCTGGCCTCCTGCGCTTTTTCAGGCCTGGTGGTTCCCGCCCCGGGAGAGACCCTGGCTGCAGCGGCAAGGTTTTTGTCCGACACCGGGTTCTGGGCCGGACATATGCTGGTGAGCCTTCGGCGCATGGGCCTGGCCCTGGGGGCCGGTATCCTGGCCGGGGGCGTCCTTGGGCTTGTGGCAGGGCTGGTGCCCCAGGTCCGGGCCCTGGTGGAGCCGGTGCGCTGGATTCTGACCACGGTGCCGGGGGTGGTGATTGTCATTGTGTTCATGCTCTGGTTCGGTATGGGGGATGTGATGGTCATCTCCATTGCCGCCAGCATGGGGGCACCCATTATTTTTGTTAATCTGGCCGATGCCCTGGGCCGGGTGGACCGCCATCTTCTGGAGATGGCCCGGGTCTACCGGTTCAGCCTTAAAATGCGGCTGGTCAAGGTTTATGCCATGGCTGTGGCCGGTCCGTTTTTTTCGGCCCTGGTCATTGCCGGGGGCAATATTGTCCGGGTTTCGGTCCTGGCCGAAGTCATGGGCGCCGACAAAGGCATTGGCCACTGCATGGCCCTGGCCCGGACCCAATTGGACACCCCGGGCCTATACGCACTGGCCCTGATAAGCATGTGTGTAGCCGCGGCCGTTGAATTTTTTATTTTCCGGCCCCTGGAACGGCGGATGAAAGGCCGGTGCCCATGA
- a CDS encoding methyltransferase domain-containing protein, which yields MMTQKDNDVAMDPLFDILLGPVKMAVLETALDLKIADVLEEGMPIEAVARALDIRTEPKTLGFFLDSMAAMGFLEKQNGAYRNTGFGQRYLHSKSPLYMKTFICRMKGMQHKNLNRIVDIVKNGPPEVEKSEVLASEIKWEKAVAHLAAYQRAGMAHRAADLVQALPEFKYAEKLLDLGGGPGLMGAEMVRRNPNLKGVLLDQAAIIQLAEKEIQKEGLSHRIAFIPGDYNETDFGSGYDIVWASHNLYYVRNPRQFYGRLKEALADNGVLICLHEGLTCERTRPAGIVLSRLSLALEGQDVSFERGEIAGYLKEAGFARVESRTVNLGVDEWELVTARKTV from the coding sequence ATGATGACACAAAAAGATAATGATGTGGCCATGGACCCCTTGTTTGATATTCTGCTGGGTCCGGTTAAAATGGCGGTCTTGGAAACCGCTCTGGATTTGAAAATCGCCGATGTTTTGGAAGAGGGCATGCCGATCGAGGCTGTTGCCCGGGCCCTGGATATCCGAACTGAGCCCAAAACGCTAGGGTTTTTTCTGGACAGCATGGCCGCCATGGGGTTTCTGGAAAAACAGAATGGCGCATATCGTAACACCGGCTTTGGCCAGCGCTATCTTCATTCCAAAAGTCCTCTATATATGAAAACCTTTATTTGCCGAATGAAGGGGATGCAACACAAAAATTTGAACCGGATCGTTGATATCGTCAAAAATGGCCCGCCCGAAGTTGAAAAAAGCGAGGTGCTGGCCTCGGAAATTAAATGGGAAAAGGCCGTGGCCCATCTGGCTGCCTACCAGCGGGCCGGTATGGCCCACCGGGCGGCGGATTTAGTACAGGCTCTGCCGGAGTTTAAATACGCTGAAAAGCTTTTGGATCTTGGGGGGGGACCCGGCCTTATGGGGGCGGAAATGGTCCGCCGGAATCCAAATCTTAAAGGCGTGCTCCTGGACCAGGCGGCCATCATTCAGCTGGCTGAAAAAGAGATCCAAAAAGAGGGACTGAGCCATCGGATTGCCTTTATCCCGGGGGACTACAATGAAACGGATTTTGGCAGCGGATACGATATTGTCTGGGCCAGTCACAACCTCTATTATGTGCGCAACCCCCGACAGTTTTACGGTCGTCTTAAAGAGGCGCTCGCCGATAACGGTGTGTTGATCTGCCTGCACGAAGGGCTGACCTGCGAACGGACACGACCGGCCGGCATTGTTCTGTCCAGGCTTTCCCTGGCCCTGGAAGGGCAGGATGTCTCCTTTGAACGGGGAGAGATTGCAGGATATCTGAAAGAAGCCGGCTTTGCCAGGGTGGAGAGCCGAACCGTTAACCTGGGTGTGGATGAATGGGAGCTGGTCACGGCCAGGAAAACCGTATGA
- a CDS encoding TonB-dependent receptor, with amino-acid sequence MGILGKNKLSGLVAAILAAVCLGMPAKAVWAELTEVELGTVVVTAPKQETLAKDTPGSISVVDAQIIDEQNIRTTEEMTRLVPNLFFKTATSGDAFVSRGISTIDTSLYSPMGFYINEVAYPLSYMQSQFLFDIERIEVLKGPQSTLYGQNSSSGVINMVTAHQGNEARARVLLEAGSYDTFTAGAMVGGAIKKDKLFYTISGLKSMSDGYMENTTLDSDTSSDHDSFTGRASLRFTPSEDLDMTLALDGADRETGLDDLRYQDGPSATQTYKVLNNQSSRADQESLGQSLKIKYGFHGIDFVSVTSHQDFNREHIMDSDRSAIPLGVSHIDIDREAWTQELRLSSSSNGFFSSWLFGAYASTESLDNRWALDHVRAALANTRVTEADTDRLALFGRVSKNVTEKLIATAGLRLDHAAASGSQVYTKSSGATLYTRDISDTELLPMASLSWRFSQDTMGYLTFSTGWMAGGYDVYSATNQQNFAYDPEYTRNYEAGIKTALFDNRLRADFSVFYTDIKDKQIREEVAGGGIGTWKISNAADAHTQGMELELRALPARNLEIFATLGYAKAEIDDWNGTLNGIAKDYSGCTIPWAPDLTANAGFSYTHDSGWYGTANVFWAGRQYFDAANTLEDDGYVLVNLKAGYRWGSWDVAVWCKNLFDQEYAQKMVASSGYTLVEDGDPRTLGVTLNWRW; translated from the coding sequence ATGGGTATATTAGGGAAAAATAAGCTGTCCGGCCTGGTTGCGGCAATACTGGCCGCAGTGTGCCTGGGGATGCCGGCAAAAGCCGTGTGGGCCGAACTGACCGAGGTGGAACTGGGCACTGTCGTGGTAACGGCACCAAAACAGGAAACCCTGGCCAAAGACACACCCGGCAGCATCTCGGTTGTGGATGCCCAGATCATAGATGAGCAGAACATCAGGACCACCGAAGAGATGACAAGGCTTGTGCCCAATCTCTTTTTTAAAACAGCCACGTCGGGTGATGCCTTTGTCAGTCGGGGAATCTCCACCATTGACACCTCTTTGTACTCGCCCATGGGATTCTACATTAATGAGGTGGCCTACCCATTAAGTTATATGCAGTCGCAATTTTTATTTGATATCGAACGCATTGAAGTGCTCAAGGGCCCGCAGTCTACCCTTTACGGGCAAAACAGCTCTTCAGGCGTGATCAATATGGTGACAGCACACCAGGGCAATGAGGCCCGGGCCCGTGTGCTGCTGGAGGCAGGGTCCTATGATACCTTTACCGCCGGTGCCATGGTGGGCGGGGCCATCAAAAAGGATAAGTTGTTTTATACGATTTCAGGGTTAAAAAGCATGTCGGATGGATATATGGAAAACACCACACTTGATTCTGATACGTCGTCTGACCATGACAGTTTTACGGGGCGGGCCAGTCTGAGGTTCACGCCCAGTGAAGATTTGGACATGACCCTGGCCTTGGACGGCGCAGACCGGGAAACGGGGCTTGACGATCTCAGATACCAGGACGGCCCGTCGGCCACCCAGACGTATAAGGTCCTCAATAACCAGTCCTCCCGGGCAGACCAGGAGAGCCTGGGCCAGTCTCTGAAGATCAAGTACGGATTTCACGGTATAGATTTTGTTTCAGTGACCTCCCACCAGGATTTTAACCGGGAGCATATCATGGATTCGGACAGGAGCGCCATACCCCTGGGCGTGTCTCACATTGATATCGACCGGGAAGCCTGGACCCAGGAACTGCGTCTCTCTTCATCTTCGAACGGATTTTTTTCTTCCTGGCTTTTTGGGGCCTATGCATCCACAGAAAGCCTGGATAATAGATGGGCGCTTGACCATGTAAGGGCTGCATTGGCCAACACCCGGGTCACCGAAGCAGATACCGACCGTTTGGCCCTGTTTGGCCGGGTCTCAAAGAACGTTACCGAAAAACTGATCGCCACCGCCGGCCTGCGCTTGGATCATGCCGCTGCATCCGGTTCCCAGGTCTATACCAAAAGTTCGGGCGCCACATTGTATACCAGAGATATCTCAGACACTGAATTGCTGCCCATGGCCTCTTTGTCCTGGAGATTTTCCCAGGATACCATGGGGTATCTGACCTTTTCCACGGGCTGGATGGCCGGCGGCTACGATGTATATAGCGCTACAAATCAGCAGAATTTTGCCTATGACCCAGAATATACCAGGAATTATGAAGCCGGAATCAAAACCGCATTGTTTGATAACCGCCTGAGAGCCGATTTTTCAGTGTTCTACACGGACATCAAGGACAAGCAGATTAGAGAAGAGGTGGCCGGCGGCGGCATCGGAACCTGGAAAATCAGCAACGCAGCCGATGCCCATACCCAGGGCATGGAACTGGAACTGCGGGCATTGCCTGCCCGGAACCTGGAGATCTTTGCTACCCTGGGATACGCCAAGGCCGAAATTGATGACTGGAACGGGACTTTGAACGGCATTGCCAAAGATTACAGCGGCTGCACCATTCCCTGGGCACCGGATCTGACTGCCAACGCCGGATTTTCCTATACCCATGACAGTGGCTGGTACGGCACGGCCAACGTATTCTGGGCGGGACGGCAATACTTTGATGCCGCCAATACCTTAGAGGATGACGGGTATGTCCTGGTGAATCTCAAGGCCGGTTATAGATGGGGCAGCTGGGATGTTGCGGTGTGGTGCAAGAACCTGTTTGACCAAGAGTATGCCCAAAAGATGGTGGCATCTTCCGGGTATACCCTGGTGGAAGATGGCGATCCCAGAACCCTGGGCGTTACCTTGAACTGGAGGTGGTAA
- a CDS encoding AraC family transcriptional regulator produces the protein MRTNITIKTSEGKFIRFPEEQTITDPGREVVRSVPSGLGQGRFLNLTCRSGMEICMSRCRFAGDYLARITWPTPRLTFVFCMSGNTQTLNSCSMSPFGITAGQTHLHYFEDPALERRTTGGKEIQAVVIRFPSEKISSLLGPAHEPGPQKALTNAIDQGHFFHSQTMNFTLQAVLYQMYGCPHQGLIRQIFLESKAMELVAYTLEQAFDTALPGSPVRADERDRIIEARDILVSRLKFPPSLTDLARQVDMSHTRLTRGFKKVFGCTVFAYLRNERLAYAKRLLSENRLSITDAAFEAGFCSSSHFANAFRKQFGISPSQFTSRK, from the coding sequence TTGAGAACAAATATCACCATAAAAACTTCGGAGGGCAAATTTATCCGGTTTCCGGAAGAACAGACGATTACCGACCCGGGACGGGAAGTTGTGCGGTCGGTACCGTCCGGACTAGGCCAGGGCCGATTTTTGAACCTGACCTGCCGGTCGGGTATGGAGATATGCATGAGCCGCTGCAGATTTGCCGGAGATTATCTTGCCAGAATCACCTGGCCTACGCCACGGCTGACCTTCGTGTTTTGTATGTCCGGAAACACCCAGACCTTGAACTCATGCAGTATGTCCCCCTTTGGAATAACGGCTGGGCAGACTCATCTTCACTACTTTGAAGACCCGGCCCTGGAGCGACGGACCACAGGGGGAAAAGAGATCCAGGCTGTGGTGATCCGGTTTCCTTCTGAAAAAATTTCCAGCCTTCTGGGGCCGGCCCATGAACCCGGGCCCCAAAAGGCTCTTACAAACGCCATTGATCAGGGCCATTTTTTTCATTCCCAAACCATGAATTTTACCCTGCAAGCTGTGCTCTACCAGATGTATGGCTGTCCCCACCAGGGATTGATCAGGCAGATTTTTTTGGAGAGCAAGGCCATGGAGCTTGTGGCCTATACCCTGGAGCAAGCCTTTGACACTGCCCTGCCGGGATCACCGGTCCGGGCTGATGAACGGGACCGGATTATTGAGGCCCGGGATATTTTGGTCTCCCGGCTGAAATTTCCACCATCCCTTACCGATTTGGCCCGGCAGGTGGACATGAGCCACACCCGCCTGACCCGGGGATTTAAAAAGGTGTTTGGATGCACTGTGTTTGCGTATCTTAGAAATGAGCGCCTGGCCTATGCCAAAAGACTGCTTTCGGAAAACAGGTTAAGTATCACCGATGCAGCTTTTGAAGCCGGGTTCTGCAGCTCCAGTCACTTTGCCAATGCCTTTCGCAAACAATTCGGGATCTCGCCTTCCCAGTTCACATCCCGGAAATAA